A window of the Coprobacter fastidiosus genome harbors these coding sequences:
- a CDS encoding adenylate kinase: MLNIVIFGAPGSGKGTQSDMIIKKYGLFHISTGDVLRAEMKNGTELGKIAEGYISKGQLVPDELIIDMLAKVLDSNEETKNGVIFDGFPRTIPQAEALKAMLKERGAEVSAVIGLEVEEEELIDRLIKRGQVSGRSDDNLETIKSRLDVYHNQTTPLKDYYINEKKYKAIHGMGTIESIFAAIEKEIDNL; this comes from the coding sequence ATGTTGAATATTGTAATTTTTGGAGCTCCGGGATCAGGAAAAGGAACTCAGAGCGATATGATTATTAAAAAGTACGGCTTGTTTCACATCTCTACGGGTGATGTTTTGAGAGCTGAAATGAAAAACGGTACGGAATTGGGGAAAATAGCAGAAGGTTACATTTCCAAAGGACAATTAGTTCCGGATGAACTCATTATCGATATGTTAGCGAAAGTGCTGGATTCGAATGAAGAAACGAAAAACGGTGTTATTTTTGACGGATTCCCTCGTACGATTCCTCAAGCCGAAGCTTTGAAAGCCATGTTGAAAGAACGGGGAGCAGAGGTTTCTGCTGTCATAGGCCTTGAGGTTGAAGAGGAGGAATTGATAGACCGTTTGATTAAACGTGGTCAGGTATCCGGTCGTTCGGACGATAACCTCGAAACAATAAAGAGCCGTTTGGACGTATATCACAATCAAACTACTCCGTTGAAAGATTATTATATAAATGAAAAGAAATATAAAGCTATTCACGGAATGGGAACTATCGAATCTATCTTTGCAGCTATTGAAAAAGAGATAGATAACCTATAA
- a CDS encoding DUF4831 family protein, with the protein MKKGIISLCLLCTISAFAQETTKLTAGKHNEYGLIYSLPKTVFDIEVVATQTIVKAGPYYKYAEKYLGVPVSITEDKSSWKLDKATISSYGIADKDQQYLVQFKSGSTPYMFLNKDGLLLSVNTDPLPDNAISNTQGKKKTASPLENNEYASVLTEEMLISGSTAKMAEVAAKQIYRIRESRMDLSTGDSDQKPADGEALKLMLQQLDEQERNLTALFMGTTQTQTIVKHFTWIPQGETANEVVFRISDISGIVGKTDLSGDPIYINLKITEKGELPVDAKGKVKEMPKGALAYNIPGKAKASLTYNGKNIFYGEFQVAQFGVVFGLAPNMFDNKKAPAHVTFYPETGAIREIGQTSDK; encoded by the coding sequence ATGAAAAAAGGAATCATATCTCTCTGTTTACTCTGCACTATAAGTGCCTTTGCCCAGGAAACAACAAAACTGACGGCCGGAAAGCATAATGAATACGGACTGATTTACTCATTGCCAAAGACGGTTTTCGATATAGAGGTCGTAGCTACCCAAACAATCGTAAAAGCCGGCCCATATTATAAATATGCAGAAAAATATCTGGGTGTACCGGTCAGTATCACCGAGGACAAATCTTCATGGAAATTAGATAAAGCAACGATCAGCAGCTATGGAATAGCGGACAAGGATCAACAATATTTAGTTCAATTCAAATCGGGAAGCACGCCCTATATGTTTCTAAATAAAGACGGTTTACTATTATCGGTAAATACCGATCCTCTGCCCGATAACGCAATATCAAACACTCAAGGGAAAAAGAAAACAGCATCTCCATTAGAGAATAATGAATATGCTTCTGTTCTTACCGAAGAAATGCTGATTTCGGGTTCTACAGCCAAAATGGCAGAGGTAGCAGCCAAACAGATTTACCGGATACGAGAAAGCCGGATGGATCTCTCGACGGGTGACTCCGACCAAAAACCGGCAGACGGAGAAGCATTAAAACTTATGTTACAACAATTAGACGAGCAAGAAAGAAACCTCACGGCTTTGTTCATGGGAACGACTCAAACGCAAACTATCGTAAAACATTTCACTTGGATTCCACAAGGAGAAACCGCCAATGAAGTAGTTTTCCGTATTTCAGACATATCAGGAATAGTAGGGAAAACCGATCTTAGCGGAGACCCTATTTACATAAATCTCAAGATTACCGAAAAAGGAGAACTCCCGGTAGATGCAAAAGGGAAAGTCAAAGAAATGCCGAAAGGAGCTTTAGCTTATAACATTCCCGGAAAGGCCAAAGCCTCTTTAACGTACAATGGGAAAAATATTTTCTACGGAGAATTTCAAGTTGCCCAATTCGGTGTCGTTTTCGGATTAGCTCCTAACATGTTCGATAACAAAAAAGCTCCGGCTCATGTGACTTTTTATCCTGAAACCGGAGCAATCCGCGAAATAGGACAAACCAGTGACAAATAA
- the hpt gene encoding hypoxanthine phosphoribosyltransferase has translation MDTIQIKDKTFRPYIRREEIKAAIEKIAARINNELAGENPLFICVLNGAFVFAADLLREITIESEITFMRMKSYSGTQSTGVVKIIHGLDEDIKDRTVIVVEDIIDTGFTMQRIINQLKEREPKQVKIATLLFKPKALKCDVHVDYAALEIPNDFIVGYGLDYDEQGRNLKDIYVIAD, from the coding sequence ATGGACACTATTCAGATTAAAGACAAAACATTCAGGCCTTATATTCGGCGAGAGGAAATTAAAGCTGCTATAGAAAAGATAGCTGCTCGTATCAATAACGAATTAGCCGGAGAAAATCCTCTGTTTATCTGCGTTTTGAACGGTGCATTTGTCTTTGCGGCGGATCTTTTACGAGAAATAACGATCGAAAGCGAAATCACATTTATGCGCATGAAATCTTATTCTGGTACGCAGTCGACTGGTGTCGTAAAAATTATTCATGGATTGGATGAAGATATTAAAGACCGTACGGTGATAGTCGTTGAGGATATTATCGATACTGGTTTCACGATGCAGCGGATTATTAATCAGCTAAAAGAAAGAGAACCGAAACAGGTGAAAATCGCGACTCTGCTTTTTAAACCGAAAGCGTTGAAATGCGATGTACATGTTGACTATGCGGCTCTTGAGATACCTAATGATTTTATCGTGGGTTATGGATTGGATTATGACGAACAGGGGCGTAATTTGAAAGATATTTATGTGATTGCGGATTAA
- a CDS encoding nitroreductase family protein has product MKNLLIVLCILPVIFGISCSNTPQTESTGNTVLENILSRKSVRDFIGKKVENEKITILLKAGMAAPSGRDLRPWELIVIQNRSTLDSMAAELPYAKMLNKAPMAIIVCGDSIRSSYWYLDCSAVSENILLAAESLGLGAVWTAAYPYEDRISTVRKYTNIPENIIPLCVIPVGYPNGTQSPKNKFDEKKIHYEKFQ; this is encoded by the coding sequence ATGAAGAATTTATTAATTGTATTGTGTATTCTCCCTGTTATCTTTGGGATCAGTTGTTCCAATACACCGCAAACAGAAAGCACAGGAAATACTGTCTTAGAAAATATATTATCTCGAAAAAGCGTTCGTGATTTTATCGGCAAAAAAGTCGAAAATGAAAAAATAACGATATTATTAAAAGCCGGAATGGCTGCTCCCTCAGGGAGAGATCTTCGGCCTTGGGAACTGATCGTAATACAAAACCGTTCTACTCTCGATTCAATGGCTGCGGAGTTGCCTTATGCAAAAATGCTGAATAAAGCACCAATGGCTATCATCGTATGCGGAGACTCTATTCGCTCTTCTTACTGGTATCTCGATTGTTCGGCAGTTTCAGAAAACATCTTATTAGCAGCAGAATCTCTCGGACTGGGTGCGGTCTGGACTGCCGCTTATCCGTATGAAGACCGCATAAGCACGGTACGGAAATATACAAATATTCCCGAAAATATCATTCCGCTTTGTGTTATACCGGTCGGTTATCCGAATGGGACGCAATCGCCTAAAAATAAATTCGATGAAAAGAAAATCCATTACGAAAAATTCCAATAA
- the pgeF gene encoding peptidoglycan editing factor PgeF translates to MKSIKIGDIEMLSFELLNSFDDIFNFVTTRNGVIEGDTYSSFNLGVHSGEAVSRVLERRNMLRETLGIAPGHFILPRQVHGNGIAIVDEHFLKMSSDEQKEAVSQADALITNIPEVCIGVTTADCVPVLLYDPVKKCIAAIHAGWRGTVQHIVSVTIRSMFLHFGSLSADIYAAVGPSIGYEQFEVGDEVYEAFRSSYSNIDELSARHPVTGKYHIDLWKANHTDLCSAGVVEKHIEIAGLCTKIHNDLFYSARASGLKSGRFVSGIYMRE, encoded by the coding sequence ATGAAATCGATAAAAATAGGAGATATAGAAATGTTGTCTTTCGAATTGTTAAATTCGTTTGATGACATTTTTAATTTTGTTACGACTCGTAATGGCGTTATTGAAGGGGATACTTACTCATCTTTTAATTTAGGAGTACACTCCGGAGAAGCTGTGTCCCGTGTATTGGAACGCAGAAATATGCTTAGAGAGACGCTCGGTATTGCTCCGGGACATTTTATTCTTCCTCGTCAGGTGCATGGCAATGGAATTGCAATTGTCGATGAACACTTCTTGAAGATGTCTTCTGATGAGCAAAAAGAAGCCGTTTCTCAAGCGGATGCTTTAATTACGAATATACCTGAAGTTTGTATCGGTGTGACTACTGCCGATTGTGTTCCGGTATTGTTATATGATCCTGTTAAGAAGTGTATTGCTGCAATACACGCCGGGTGGAGAGGAACTGTGCAGCATATTGTTTCTGTAACAATCAGGAGTATGTTTCTCCATTTCGGTTCTTTGTCTGCCGATATTTATGCGGCAGTAGGTCCGTCGATAGGATATGAACAGTTCGAGGTCGGAGATGAAGTATATGAAGCATTTAGAAGCTCATATTCCAATATAGATGAGTTAAGTGCTCGGCATCCTGTTACGGGAAAATATCATATCGATTTATGGAAAGCTAACCATACCGACTTGTGTAGTGCCGGTGTAGTGGAAAAACATATTGAAATTGCCGGTTTATGTACCAAAATTCATAATGATTTGTTTTATTCGGCAAGAGCTTCGGGTTTAAAATCGGGCAGGTTTGTTTCCGGAATTTACATGAGGGAATAA
- a CDS encoding bifunctional ADP-dependent NAD(P)H-hydrate dehydratase/NAD(P)H-hydrate epimerase: protein MKIFFTNETKKLDRFTIENEPIKSIDLMERAASSVTFEIISRWKRNTPVVVFAGPGNNGGDALAVSRMLIEEGYTLDIYLFNPLQKLSQDCLKNRDRLQTIEGLKFSKSVKPSDSTNTFPHNGSHFTEITNEFIPPTLTKGTLVIDGLFGSGLSKPLSGGFGSVVQYINSSDATVVSIDLPSGLFGENNTENIPRNIVQADLTITFQYPKLAFMFAENEQFTGEWKIVDIGIHPDIIEQTETKYYYIEPDEAARMIMKRSRFVSKHNVGHTLLIAGSKGMMGAAVLAAKAALHTGAGLVSVLSAACGEKILQTSVPEALFIADEQDSHISDIVLNRSYSAIAVGPGLGRHEETARAFYKLLGQIKRPIVLDADALNLLAGHTELIENLPKNTILTPHHLEFDRLFGKNDTSYERLNKAREMAIRYHIIIVLKGANTAIITPKGDVLFNSSGNAGMATAGSGDTLTGMITGLLAQGYHPIPAAILGVFLHGMAGDLAAEKDSQEYITARDIISQIGQAYKKLHNYRV from the coding sequence ATGAAAATATTCTTTACAAACGAAACAAAGAAACTCGATCGGTTTACTATTGAAAATGAGCCGATCAAGTCTATTGATTTAATGGAACGGGCTGCATCATCCGTTACATTCGAAATCATATCCCGATGGAAACGCAACACACCGGTTGTCGTTTTTGCAGGTCCTGGAAATAACGGAGGTGATGCTCTTGCAGTTTCCCGAATGCTGATAGAAGAAGGCTATACACTGGACATATATTTATTTAATCCGCTTCAAAAATTATCACAAGACTGTCTCAAAAACAGAGACCGGCTGCAAACAATAGAAGGGCTGAAATTTTCAAAATCGGTAAAACCATCCGATTCGACAAACACATTCCCTCACAACGGCTCACACTTCACGGAGATTACAAACGAATTTATCCCTCCGACACTGACTAAAGGAACACTTGTTATAGACGGATTATTCGGATCTGGATTGAGCAAACCTCTTTCCGGAGGATTCGGGTCTGTCGTACAATATATCAATTCTTCCGATGCAACTGTCGTGTCTATTGATCTGCCATCAGGACTTTTCGGGGAAAACAATACAGAGAACATTCCCCGAAATATCGTTCAAGCAGATCTTACGATCACATTTCAATATCCCAAATTAGCGTTCATGTTTGCCGAAAACGAACAATTTACCGGAGAATGGAAAATTGTCGATATCGGTATTCACCCTGATATTATCGAACAGACCGAAACTAAATATTATTATATCGAACCGGATGAAGCTGCTCGTATGATAATGAAGCGAAGCCGCTTTGTAAGCAAACATAATGTAGGACATACCCTATTAATTGCCGGAAGCAAAGGAATGATGGGAGCAGCAGTACTGGCAGCAAAGGCCGCACTACACACAGGAGCAGGACTGGTATCGGTTTTGTCGGCTGCTTGTGGAGAAAAAATTCTCCAAACAAGCGTACCTGAAGCGTTATTCATTGCAGATGAACAAGATTCTCATATTTCCGATATAGTTTTAAACAGATCTTATTCTGCAATTGCCGTCGGTCCTGGCTTAGGTCGCCACGAAGAAACCGCCCGGGCATTCTACAAATTGCTCGGACAAATAAAACGTCCGATAGTATTGGATGCTGATGCACTCAACCTATTGGCTGGACATACGGAACTGATTGAAAATCTTCCGAAAAACACTATTCTAACCCCTCATCACTTGGAATTCGACCGATTATTCGGGAAAAATGACACTTCTTACGAGCGACTGAACAAAGCACGGGAAATGGCTATTCGTTACCACATAATCATTGTCCTAAAGGGTGCTAATACCGCTATCATCACACCTAAAGGCGATGTACTCTTCAACAGTTCGGGAAATGCCGGAATGGCTACTGCCGGGAGCGGAGATACTCTGACCGGGATGATCACAGGATTATTGGCTCAAGGTTACCACCCGATACCGGCTGCAATCTTAGGCGTTTTTCTTCACGGAATGGCGGGAGATCTGGCAGCAGAGAAAGATTCTCAAGAATATATAACTGCGAGAGATATCATTTCTCAAATAGGACAAGCCTACAAAAAACTGCACAATTACAGAGTTTAA
- a CDS encoding peptide MFS transporter, protein MSTSITRHPKGLYLLFFTEMWERFSYYGMRAMLILYLTKTAMEGGLGFDARHASLIYGFFTGFVYFTPLIGGWLADNYLGQRKSITIGGITMMIGQFCLAAKADPVFLSLGLFLLIIGNGFFKPNIAVIVGDLYKPDDPRKDSAYTIFYMGVNVGALIAPLITGYLAITYGYRWGFVAAGLGMMLGQICYNFLSNRFLGDLCKEPALKKDEDGNVEKEPLTKEEKDRTMVIFILVAFCIFFWAGFEQAGSSLTLYTDKYIDRNVLGFVIPTEWFQSVNPVFIILLAPLFSMFWGFLSKRGKNPSIPIKMAMGMILLGLGFVLMLGAVWQRGGDDASVLVKANLLWLLGTYLMHTMGELCLSPIGLSMVSKLSPVRLASLMMGVWMLSSFFANITAGFIASFFVSLGAMSIFAVIAVTSILLGLFLLAVSKWLTGKMHGVK, encoded by the coding sequence ATGAGTACGAGTATAACGAGACATCCAAAAGGTCTGTACCTTCTGTTCTTTACGGAGATGTGGGAGCGTTTTAGTTATTATGGCATGAGGGCCATGCTTATTTTGTATTTGACCAAGACGGCAATGGAGGGAGGCTTGGGTTTCGATGCCAGGCATGCGAGTCTTATTTATGGCTTTTTTACAGGATTTGTTTATTTCACTCCGTTGATAGGAGGCTGGCTTGCCGATAATTATTTAGGACAACGAAAATCGATAACGATCGGAGGTATTACGATGATGATCGGGCAATTCTGTTTGGCCGCGAAAGCCGATCCTGTATTCCTGTCGTTGGGGTTATTTTTGCTGATTATTGGAAACGGCTTTTTTAAGCCGAATATTGCGGTCATCGTCGGAGACTTGTATAAACCTGATGATCCGAGAAAAGATTCTGCCTATACGATTTTTTATATGGGGGTTAATGTCGGGGCGCTTATAGCACCCTTGATTACGGGTTATTTGGCTATTACTTACGGGTATCGTTGGGGGTTTGTTGCTGCCGGACTCGGAATGATGTTGGGACAGATATGTTATAATTTCTTGTCGAACCGTTTTCTCGGCGATCTTTGTAAAGAACCGGCGTTAAAAAAGGATGAAGACGGGAATGTGGAAAAAGAGCCGTTGACCAAAGAGGAAAAGGATAGAACAATGGTTATATTTATTCTTGTAGCTTTTTGCATTTTCTTTTGGGCCGGATTTGAACAGGCTGGTAGTTCGCTCACCCTTTATACCGACAAATACATTGATCGGAATGTTTTAGGATTTGTTATTCCGACAGAATGGTTTCAGTCGGTAAATCCTGTTTTCATTATTCTGTTAGCTCCTCTATTCTCTATGTTTTGGGGATTTCTTTCTAAGAGAGGAAAGAATCCTTCTATACCGATAAAAATGGCTATGGGGATGATTTTGTTGGGATTAGGATTCGTTTTGATGCTCGGGGCTGTATGGCAACGTGGCGGAGACGATGCTTCGGTTCTTGTAAAAGCTAATTTATTGTGGCTTTTGGGTACTTATCTGATGCATACGATGGGAGAGCTTTGTTTGTCCCCGATAGGTCTTTCTATGGTATCGAAATTATCTCCGGTCAGACTGGCGTCTCTGATGATGGGTGTCTGGATGTTGAGCAGTTTCTTTGCGAATATCACAGCCGGCTTTATCGCTTCGTTTTTCGTATCGTTGGGAGCAATGAGTATTTTCGCTGTGATTGCGGTTACATCGATTTTACTTGGGTTATTTTTGTTGGCAGTCAGCAAATGGCTTACCGGGAAAATGCACGGGGTGAAATAG
- the obgE gene encoding GTPase ObgE has protein sequence MAESNFVDYVKIYCRSGKGGAGSAHLHREKFITKGGPDGGDGGRGGHVILRANRNYWTLLHLKYSRHVYAGHGGSGGASRSFGKDGEDQIIEVPCGTVVFDAETGEFLCEVTEHGEEVVLLKGGRGGLGNWHFRSATNQTPRYAQPGEPAIEKAVIMELKLLADVGLVGFPNAGKSTLLSVVSAAKPKIADYPFTTLEPNLGIVSYRDNRSFVMADIPGIIEGASEGKGLGLRFLRHIERNALLLFMIPADSKDIREEYEILLNEIANFNPELLDKHRVLAITKSDMLDEELTEALKADLPSIPYVFISSVTGQGITELKDILWEELNKEDNKVASLTHRNLDLSHRVKEEDELLLAGDDDDEEEESYEEYDWDE, from the coding sequence ATGGCCGAATCTAATTTTGTTGATTATGTCAAGATATATTGTCGCTCCGGTAAGGGTGGGGCAGGCTCTGCACACTTGCATCGTGAGAAGTTTATTACCAAAGGTGGTCCTGACGGGGGAGATGGAGGTAGAGGCGGTCATGTAATATTAAGGGCCAACAGGAATTATTGGACTCTTCTGCATCTCAAATATTCGCGGCATGTGTATGCCGGTCATGGTGGTTCGGGTGGCGCAAGCCGTAGTTTCGGAAAGGATGGAGAAGACCAGATCATAGAAGTACCGTGTGGTACGGTTGTGTTCGATGCCGAGACAGGAGAGTTTCTTTGCGAGGTAACAGAACACGGAGAAGAGGTTGTCTTACTGAAAGGAGGTCGTGGAGGATTGGGAAATTGGCATTTCCGTTCGGCAACGAATCAAACACCCCGTTATGCGCAGCCCGGAGAGCCGGCAATAGAAAAGGCTGTCATAATGGAATTGAAATTGTTGGCGGATGTCGGGTTGGTCGGTTTTCCTAATGCGGGAAAATCTACACTCTTATCGGTAGTCTCTGCAGCGAAACCTAAGATTGCAGATTATCCTTTTACAACATTAGAACCTAATTTGGGGATTGTTTCGTACAGAGATAACCGTTCTTTCGTAATGGCCGACATTCCGGGTATTATAGAAGGTGCGAGTGAAGGGAAAGGGTTAGGTTTACGCTTTCTTCGGCATATAGAACGAAATGCTTTATTGTTATTTATGATTCCGGCAGACTCGAAAGATATTCGGGAAGAATATGAAATATTATTGAATGAAATAGCGAATTTCAATCCTGAACTATTAGATAAACATCGGGTGTTGGCTATTACTAAGTCGGATATGTTGGATGAAGAACTTACGGAGGCATTGAAAGCCGATCTTCCGAGTATTCCTTATGTATTTATATCTTCGGTGACAGGACAGGGAATTACCGAATTAAAGGATATTTTGTGGGAGGAACTGAATAAGGAGGATAATAAGGTCGCTTCGTTGACTCATCGTAATCTGGATCTCAGTCATCGTGTGAAAGAGGAAGATGAACTGTTGCTGGCCGGTGATGATGACGATGAGGAAGAAGAGTCTTATGAGGAATATGATTGGGACGAATGA
- a CDS encoding OmpH family outer membrane protein, translating to MKISRPFIHSVLAFAIVMLFVQCNKKNNTTEKSAKTPAAQTTSISGKLPIAYVNIDSLLQKYNYAKDLNESLLRRAENSRANVNEKGRQLEKEMAEFQRKYQNNAFLSQERLQQEQQRLMKKQQELQEYIQRLEDENMREQQKMLSQMNDSIINFIHEYNKDKKYEAILNNASTLYIDPSYDITNEIVDLLNKRYVKK from the coding sequence ATGAAGATTAGCAGACCCTTTATTCATTCTGTTTTAGCATTCGCTATTGTTATGTTGTTTGTTCAGTGTAACAAAAAAAATAATACGACTGAAAAATCAGCTAAAACACCTGCTGCCCAAACCACCTCTATTTCAGGCAAATTACCTATCGCATACGTTAATATAGATTCGCTATTACAAAAATATAACTATGCAAAAGATTTAAATGAATCGTTATTACGTCGTGCTGAAAATTCACGCGCCAATGTTAACGAGAAAGGCCGCCAATTAGAAAAAGAAATGGCCGAATTCCAGAGAAAATATCAGAATAACGCATTTCTTTCTCAAGAACGCCTGCAACAGGAACAACAACGGTTAATGAAAAAACAACAAGAATTGCAAGAATATATTCAGCGTCTCGAAGATGAAAATATGCGCGAACAGCAAAAAATGCTGAGCCAAATGAATGACTCCATCATCAACTTTATTCACGAATACAATAAAGACAAAAAATACGAGGCCATTCTTAACAATGCCAGTACGCTTTATATAGATCCGTCTTATGATATCACAAACGAAATAGTAGATCTGTTAAATAAACGATACGTAAAAAAATAA